The genomic region CGCTCGTGCTCCTCGGCGTGTACCCGGGTCCGTTCATCGAGTGGGCCCAGCGCATCGTTTCCCCTCTCGTTGCGCCATGAGCGCGGCGGATTCCCCTCCTCGTTTGCAGCGCAAGGCCAAGGTCGCAATCGCGCTGAACGCCCTGTTCGGCATGGCCGAGGCGTTGTGCTCCGTGTTCGTCAGCGTGTACCTCTGGATCAACAGCCACGATTTCAACATCGTGTTCAAATACTACCTGGCGGTCTACGCGGTAACGCCGGTCCTGTTCGTCCTCGCGGGATGGTACTCGAAGGCGCGCGACCGGCTCCACGCCTATCGCATGGGCTTGGCCATGCACGCCGTGTTCTATGCGGTCCTGCTGCACCTGCGCGAACGGTCGCCGGATCATGCCGTCGTGCTCGGCGCCCTTCTCGGAGCGACATGGGGCGTGTTCTGGGCCGGCGCCAACGTCTTCAATTTCGACGTGACGCCCTACGGGCGCCGCGACTACTATTTCGGAATGCTCTCCGCCGTCAGCGGCGTCGTGAGCCTGATGGCGCCCGTCGTCAGCGGTTTCCTGATCCATTTCGCGCCGACGCCCCATGCCGGATACCACCTCCTCTTCGGCATCGTGATTCTGCTGTACATGGCGTGTTTCGGACTCAGTTTCCTCTTGCCGCGCGACAGCGAGCCGCGGCCGTTCCGCATCATGCGCGCGCTGTTTCCCGGCAAGGATCAGCGCGACTGGCAATGGATCATGTGGGCATCGCTGTCGCTCGCGGGATCGTTCAGCATCTTTCCCTTCCTCCTGTCGCTGCTCATGTACGTGCGCACCGGAAGCGAACTGGGCGTTGGCGGATTCGCCTCGTTTCAGGCGCTCGCCAGCGTCGCCGTCTCCTACTGGGTTGGACGCACCGTGACCGCCCGGACGCGCCGCGCGTACATGCGCCGGGGCGTGGCCATGCTCATGATGGCCGGCGCCATGATGCTGTTCCCGGTCAATATCGTCACGCTCTCCCTGTTCGGCCTGTTCCGCTCCATATCCGGCCCCCTTTTCGGCGTCCCCTATTCGAGCCTGCGGATGGATGTTATCCAGGACTGTGCCGAGGAACCATCGCAACGCATCGAATACATCACCGCATGGGAAATTCCCCTGGCCGTCGGCCGTATCGTTTCGATGACCCTCGCGATGGCGCTGATTGCATGGATCCCCCACAGCGAAATCCCCCTCCGCATCATTCTGTTCCTGCTGTGCGCGATACGCCTTGTCACTTACCAATGCGTCATCCGCATAAGCCACCTACGGATAAGCTGAAAAAATGAAACGGCGGCGAGATTGCCCTCGCCGCCGAACCAAAAACCATTACATCACGATCAAACGGGCGGATCACTGGCATCCGCAGCGGCGCCGCCCTTGTCGGCTCCACGCACCACACCGTCGGCCTGCGTGAAGAAGGACCGGTTGCCGGTCGTTTGATAGGTTACTGGAACTGCGGTCGCGGCA from Candidatus Hydrogenedentota bacterium harbors:
- a CDS encoding MFS transporter, which encodes MQRKAKVAIALNALFGMAEALCSVFVSVYLWINSHDFNIVFKYYLAVYAVTPVLFVLAGWYSKARDRLHAYRMGLAMHAVFYAVLLHLRERSPDHAVVLGALLGATWGVFWAGANVFNFDVTPYGRRDYYFGMLSAVSGVVSLMAPVVSGFLIHFAPTPHAGYHLLFGIVILLYMACFGLSFLLPRDSEPRPFRIMRALFPGKDQRDWQWIMWASLSLAGSFSIFPFLLSLLMYVRTGSELGVGGFASFQALASVAVSYWVGRTVTARTRRAYMRRGVAMLMMAGAMMLFPVNIVTLSLFGLFRSISGPLFGVPYSSLRMDVIQDCAEEPSQRIEYITAWEIPLAVGRIVSMTLAMALIAWIPHSEIPLRIILFLLCAIRLVTYQCVIRISHLRIS